Proteins from a single region of Flavobacterium sp. K5-23:
- a CDS encoding type IX secretion system membrane protein PorP/SprF — protein sequence MKTKIFSFVLMFTTIVSFAQQDAQFSQYMYNTININPAYAGSRGALSIFALHRTQWVGLDGAPVTNAVSINTPLNESRLGLGVSIINDKIGPTRENTISADLSYTVPTSDTFKLSFGIKATANLFNLDVSRLNPVNSGDPSLQNFDNKFSPNIGAGVYYHSDKAYIGLSVPNFIETNRYNDNEVAIFKEKINYYLIAGYVFDLNNYLKFKPALLTKMVEGAPLQVDVSGNFMINDKFVLGVAYRWSAAVSAMAGFQVSDALYIGYGYDLETTNLDNYNSGSHEIFLRFELFNKNKKMTSPRFF from the coding sequence ATGAAAACAAAAATATTTTCTTTCGTTTTGATGTTTACAACCATTGTAAGTTTTGCTCAACAAGATGCTCAATTTTCACAATATATGTACAACACAATCAATATCAATCCAGCATATGCTGGGTCGAGAGGTGCCTTGAGTATTTTTGCCTTACATCGTACCCAATGGGTAGGACTTGACGGTGCCCCTGTAACAAATGCAGTATCCATAAATACCCCGCTCAACGAGAGTAGATTGGGGTTAGGTGTATCCATAATAAATGACAAAATAGGACCTACAAGAGAAAATACCATTTCAGCCGATTTGTCCTATACGGTACCAACATCAGATACTTTCAAGCTCTCTTTTGGGATAAAAGCAACCGCAAATTTATTCAATTTAGATGTTAGTCGCTTGAATCCTGTGAATAGTGGCGATCCTAGCTTGCAGAATTTTGATAACAAATTCTCCCCTAATATTGGAGCAGGTGTTTATTACCATTCGGATAAAGCATATATAGGGCTTTCAGTTCCTAATTTTATTGAAACTAATCGCTACAATGATAACGAAGTGGCAATTTTTAAAGAAAAAATTAATTACTACTTAATAGCAGGTTATGTATTTGATTTAAATAATTATTTAAAATTCAAGCCTGCCCTATTAACTAAAATGGTAGAAGGAGCTCCGCTTCAGGTAGATGTTTCTGGGAACTTTATGATAAATGACAAATTTGTTTTGGGAGTCGCGTATAGATGGAGCGCAGCTGTAAGTGCAATGGCAGGTTTTCAAGTGTCAGATGCCTTATATATAGGTTATGGATACGATCTGGAAACTACCAATTTAGATAATTATAATTCCGGTTCGCATGAAATATTCCTGCGATTTGAATTATTCAACAAAAATAAAAAAATGACTTCTCCTAGATTCTTCTAA
- a CDS encoding tetratricopeptide repeat protein: MKTKMTISILIVLVFSLYSQAQNGNKTINDNKQTNYTNFEAIKTYERVAEKGYKSIDIFRKLGDSHYFNGDMTKAAKWYGELFIMTTNLESVYYYRYSDALKQTGNNDKSKEMFEKFNELSEVDNR; encoded by the coding sequence ATGAAAACTAAAATGACAATCTCAATTCTAATAGTTCTTGTTTTTTCATTATATAGTCAAGCACAAAATGGAAACAAAACTATTAATGACAATAAACAAACAAACTATACCAACTTCGAAGCCATAAAAACCTATGAAAGAGTTGCTGAAAAAGGATATAAATCGATTGATATATTTCGAAAATTAGGCGACTCACATTATTTTAATGGAGATATGACAAAGGCAGCTAAATGGTACGGAGAATTATTCATAATGACAACAAACTTAGAATCAGTATACTATTACCGCTATTCAGATGCTTTGAAACAAACAGGTAATAATGACAAATCTAAAGAGATGTTTGAAAAATTCAACGAATTATCCGAAGTTGATAATAGGTGA